In Fibrobacter sp. UWB15, a genomic segment contains:
- a CDS encoding O-acetylhomoserine aminocarboxypropyltransferase/cysteine synthase family protein, whose translation MSIKTSKKSSKISTDVTNPANWNFGTKCLQAGWKPKVGEPRVLPIFQSTTYKYEDVDEVERLFALKQSGNKYTRTGNPTVAAFEAKITELEGGVGAVATASGQSAVLLAISNLVKAGDHIVASKAVYGGTYTLLDVRLSKLGVETTFIDPEAPITELRKAFRPNTKLVFGETIGNPALGVLDFEKFSKLAKEFDVPFLVDNTLATPFLVKPLKHGANVVIHSATKYIDGHAIALGGVVIDGGNYNWNNGKFPDLVNPDAQYANTSYTEKFGRAAYIVKARAQFLRDFGAAQSPFNAFLLNLGLETLHLRMPQHSSNALALAEYLSKHPAVNWVNYPALKSSPNSKRIRKYFDYQGGSGVLTFGLKGGKAVIRSFVKALKVAALVVHVGDARTSVLHPATSTHSQLSPKDRLAAGIPDDMIRVSVGIEDPRDIIADFEQAIKASTSKH comes from the coding sequence ATGTCAATTAAAACATCGAAAAAGTCAAGTAAAATTTCAACAGATGTTACAAATCCGGCGAATTGGAATTTCGGCACCAAGTGCCTGCAGGCGGGCTGGAAGCCGAAAGTGGGCGAGCCCCGCGTTTTGCCGATTTTCCAGTCGACCACTTACAAGTACGAAGATGTTGACGAAGTAGAACGTCTTTTCGCCCTCAAGCAGTCGGGCAATAAGTATACGCGTACGGGCAACCCGACGGTAGCGGCTTTTGAAGCAAAAATTACCGAGTTGGAAGGCGGTGTGGGCGCTGTCGCAACAGCTTCGGGACAGTCGGCCGTATTGCTCGCAATTTCGAATTTGGTGAAGGCGGGCGATCACATTGTGGCTTCTAAGGCGGTGTATGGCGGAACCTACACGCTGCTTGATGTTCGACTTTCTAAGCTCGGTGTCGAAACGACTTTTATTGACCCGGAAGCCCCTATTACAGAACTTCGCAAGGCGTTCCGGCCCAACACCAAGTTGGTTTTCGGAGAAACGATTGGAAACCCGGCGCTTGGCGTTCTGGATTTTGAAAAGTTTTCCAAACTCGCCAAGGAATTCGACGTGCCGTTCCTTGTGGATAACACGCTTGCAACGCCGTTCTTGGTGAAGCCCTTGAAGCATGGGGCGAATGTCGTCATTCACTCTGCGACCAAGTACATTGACGGTCATGCCATCGCCTTGGGCGGTGTCGTGATTGACGGCGGCAATTACAACTGGAATAACGGAAAGTTCCCGGATCTTGTCAATCCCGATGCGCAGTACGCGAATACTTCTTACACTGAAAAATTTGGCCGCGCTGCCTACATTGTCAAAGCCCGCGCCCAGTTTTTGCGCGATTTCGGTGCCGCCCAAAGTCCGTTCAACGCATTCCTTTTGAACCTGGGCCTTGAAACGCTCCATTTGCGCATGCCGCAGCACAGTTCTAACGCCTTGGCCTTGGCGGAATACCTTTCCAAGCACCCGGCAGTAAACTGGGTCAACTATCCGGCGCTCAAATCTAGCCCGAACAGCAAGCGCATTCGCAAGTATTTCGATTACCAGGGCGGAAGCGGCGTGCTGACCTTTGGCCTCAAGGGGGGCAAGGCTGTCATTCGCTCGTTCGTGAAGGCCTTGAAAGTTGCTGCCTTGGTGGTGCATGTGGGCGATGCTCGCACAAGCGTGCTGCACCCGGCAACAAGTACACATTCTCAGCTTTCACCGAAGGATAGGCTTGCCGCAGGAATCCCTGACGACATGATTCGCGTGTCCGTCGGTATCGAAGATCCGCGCGACATTATCGCCGATTTTGAACAGGCAATTAAGGCAAGTACATCAAAACATTAA
- a CDS encoding ABC transporter substrate-binding protein, with amino-acid sequence MKLVQAFLSFAAAFTLGFALIACEEEKTEKTAATNEPAFKYGSVEIPVSDGTLCIAPFFVAKEKGFFAKEGVDVKFVSANAETRKIGLNNGTYPITNSDFAFFQSVENGVNIKVVEGFHVGCIHLLVKKGSPIRSAQDLKGKKIAVNAIGATPHQAATLWLEANGVSAINDVQFLPYADGNLALEALERGQVEAVSLWDPLGSLAAVDGRADVLMDLATDPVFAGRYCCFYYVSGILLEQEPEKIKALLRALEQAHTWISEHPEETVELMQAGKHSAIEDKEFATALIKSYEYQSPEQKIKSGRNLKADLHYFADLLHKVGYLQLNADEFTEKIYREVDWHK; translated from the coding sequence ATGAAGTTAGTCCAAGCATTTTTATCGTTCGCAGCCGCTTTTACTTTGGGGTTTGCACTCATCGCCTGCGAAGAAGAAAAAACTGAAAAAACCGCCGCTACCAATGAACCCGCTTTTAAATACGGTTCTGTCGAAATTCCCGTTTCCGATGGAACCCTTTGCATCGCGCCGTTCTTTGTCGCTAAAGAAAAAGGATTCTTTGCTAAAGAAGGCGTCGATGTGAAATTCGTGTCGGCGAATGCGGAAACCCGCAAAATCGGGCTCAACAACGGAACCTATCCGATTACGAACTCCGACTTCGCCTTTTTCCAGTCCGTCGAAAATGGCGTGAACATCAAGGTGGTCGAAGGTTTCCATGTCGGTTGCATTCACCTACTCGTCAAGAAGGGTTCGCCGATTCGTAGCGCTCAGGATTTGAAGGGCAAAAAGATTGCCGTGAACGCCATTGGGGCAACCCCGCACCAAGCTGCGACTCTTTGGCTTGAAGCAAACGGCGTTTCTGCTATAAACGATGTTCAATTCTTGCCCTACGCCGATGGCAACTTGGCGCTCGAAGCCTTGGAACGCGGACAGGTCGAAGCGGTTTCACTTTGGGACCCGCTGGGAAGCCTTGCTGCTGTTGACGGCCGCGCCGACGTACTGATGGATTTGGCGACTGACCCTGTTTTTGCAGGCCGCTATTGCTGCTTCTACTATGTTTCGGGCATCCTTCTGGAACAGGAACCGGAAAAGATCAAGGCTCTCCTTCGCGCTCTTGAACAGGCTCACACCTGGATCAGCGAACACCCGGAAGAAACCGTGGAACTCATGCAGGCTGGCAAGCACTCCGCCATCGAAGACAAGGAATTCGCAACCGCACTCATCAAGTCTTACGAATACCAGTCTCCTGAGCAGAAAATCAAGAGTGGCCGCAACCTGAAAGCCGACTTGCACTACTTTGCAGACCTACTGCATAAAGTCGGATACCTGCAGCTGAATGCCGACGAATTCACTGAAAAAATCTATCGCGAAGTCGACTGGCATAAGTAA